The following are encoded together in the Microtus pennsylvanicus isolate mMicPen1 chromosome 8, mMicPen1.hap1, whole genome shotgun sequence genome:
- the LOC142855597 gene encoding putative vomeronasal receptor-like protein 4, translating to MSSLNNVFYFQNGIGVLANVFLLLFYIFIILYHRPKPMDLISCQLTFMHTVMLLTGGVIWVTDIFESQNIDNDIKCKTLFYINRVMRGLSICITCLLSVFQAVTISPSTSFLANFKLKLKKYIIYAFFYIWFLNLSFNSYLIFYVGSFTNMSETNQMKVTKSCSLFPTTYIIKALILTVTTSIDIFLVGVMLTTSAYMVLILFRHQRQHKYLHSLSHPRSSPETKATQIILLLVTFFVVMYWVDFIISSTAVLLWMYNPVILSVQKLVLNVYPTVIPLVQISSDNRIFNILKTIRSKYHQIL from the coding sequence ATGTCCTCGTTAAACAATgtcttttatttccaaaatggAATTGGAGTCCTTGCCAAtgtatttctccttcttttctacatttttataattctatATCACAGACCTAAGCCCATGGACCTGATCTCTTGTCAACTGACCTTCATGCATACAGTAATGCTCCTCACTGGAGGAGTTATTTGGGTTACAGACATATTTGAGTCACAGAACATTGACAATGACATCAAATGCAAGACATTATTTTACATAAACAGGGTGATGAGAGGCCTCTCCATCTgcatcacctgcctcctgagtgtgttccAGGCTGTCACTATCAGTCCCAGTACCTCTTTCTTGGCGAACTTTAAACTTAAGCTAAAGAAGTACATAATCTATGCTTTCTTCTATATTTGGTTTCTAAATTTGTCATTTAATAGCTATCTGATCTTCTATGTCGGTAGTTTTACCAATATGAGTGAGACCAATCAGATGAAGGTCACTAAATCCTGCTCACTCTTCCCCACGACCTACATCATCAAGGCACTGATTTTAACAGTGACAACCTCCATTGATATATTTCTTGTAGGAGTTATGCTGACCACAAGTGCATACATGGTGCTTATCTTGTTCAGACATCAGAGGCAGCACAAGTATCTTCACAGCCTCAGCCACCCGAGATCATCTCCTGAGACAAAGGCCACCCAGATCATCTTGCTGTTGGTGACTTTCTTTGTGGTCATGTACTGGGTGGACTTCATCATCTCATCCACTGCGGTCCTGTTATGGATGTACAACCCAGTCATTCTGAGTGTTCAGAAGCTTGTGTTGAATGTTTATCCCACAGTTATTCCTTTGGTACAAATCAGTTCTGATAACAGAATATTTAATATCCTGAAGACTATTCGGTCAAAATACCACCAGATTTTGTAA